The Vanessa atalanta chromosome 25, ilVanAtal1.2, whole genome shotgun sequence nucleotide sequence ggacgggtagttactttgtaaatattaaatataaaatttgttacacaactcgtaggtatatattttatgtttatatgattTGAGCATTGATATTTAGCTTATACATATAACTACAATATgaaattgtaaatgtaattgaaattttatctaatattaactgacaattatataatattattaacatcatattttttatacattctaccgccaagatGCAATACATTGTGTTGTTGTATTCCGGGTTGattggtgagtgagccagtgtaactacaggcatatatgacattttatttctaagatTAGTGGtaaatttaaggaatggttaccaTTTGTTACGACTCCaacgtctatgggcagtggtcacTACTACCATCAGATAACCGTCCGTTTACCTTGTTATAAATGTCATAagaaaacaagcttttatttattccatgaaCTAAAGGAGTAAAAAGTATAGGTACATTACCTTAAATTACCAACGACAAAAATGTGAGCAAAATGTTACCTTGTACGCTAGTGTGgatctagtttaaaataaagtaagacGTGACTTGCAgccgaaattaaataaaaacttgttaaaataaatgttcataaattgatttaattatgcGTTATAAATATACTTGGTTGCTTTTCAGTATCACACACGGTTCACGACCTTGTCTTTATTTGGAATCTGACTGACCCACTCGTTGTTAACCCAGAAATCGAACTGCCACAGCTTGATATTTCTAACAACTACACATCAGATTGCACTATCGAATATTCcactggtaatttttttatttatttaaattatatatttgtgattattaattaagatatataatttcatatttttttccatttaaataatatttattaggattTATGCAATTATACCTAAGTCAGggattttaaagaatataaaataaagaagaccgttctaaatttaaaagaataattaattttaaaaatctctaTCATAGGCTTTTTTCTGAAACTTCGTTCGGCTTCCGGGTCACCTATAgtcatatcaaatatataaaatcgtttaatcGAATTAGCTGTGAAAACCGTCAAgagtttatttcttatttctaaaTTTCGATTGATATgcaaattcgtttattttatcgtttacaTAGAAGctagaatatttgattttttatttataggctATTAATAAACTATAGTGGCCAACGGTTAGCCTCTAAGTACATGTACACAGTAAAGTGTTCGGTGAAGGCAAAGCGTAGCTGACACAAActataagataataaagttagttcgtttgttttagtaCTCTTGTAGTGCGATACTATCTAGatacgtaaataatttaagattcaCTTATTACTGAATTACTTACTATCGTTTAAGAAGACTTGAGAAGGACCGATGTATTTttagtcaaataataaaattgtttacaatttccAATATATAAGGACGCTATTGTTTAATTCTCAAATAGTGCCATCTATGAAgtcaaatattgtattattatacaataataaagtcTTTACAAACAATCGATCCGAACTTggaaatttattgttttctgaGATACTGTTTTAAGTAGTAGCGTAGATATTATCATCATTTGTTTTACAAACATCTTGCCGGGCTAATAGTTTTCTATTGCAATCAATTAAATGTGACATGGCATGGCATGACAaggttttaaagtaaaacttcgCGATGTCAGTCATGTTTCATCGGTTGCGTTCTATATGTGACGTTCGTTGATTATTCAACATTTCTAGTACATAGAGGCTCGGAATTACAAAGATACATATAAGTACTTtcttatgtgtttttttttttattgtcaaatacAAGCCTTATAGGTAGCTATATTTTTAACGTTGATTTCGTTTCTATTTAATGTGTCTTCGTgtagtatgtaaaaaaaaaatggaaaatttcTTAACGTGATttactatgttttattgtattaattttattctaaattctcTTCTGGATAAAATCAAATCAGTTTATATATGAGGTTGCGTTGCgacattttttttgcattagacATATTTATTGTGTGCACAAGACTACATACGTatacaagttaaatatattgttacgaaTTCCAGGGAATTTCACGTGCTTAGCCGTCGTGTTCAACTTGCGACGACGCCTCGGCTACCATCTCTTTCACACCTATATACCGTCAGCTCTCATCGTTGTCATGTCCTGGATCTCTTTTTGGATCAAACCTGAAGCAATACCCGCCAGAGTGACCTTGGGAGTGACATCGCTTTTAACATTAGGTGAGCAATTTCTATATCAGCAATTAAACAgactactttaaatatttaaaatcaaatatgattAGAAAAGCTTAAAACAAtatcgaaatatattaaaaaaaaaataggtgtcTCGGGATAGTAGGTCGGAATGatgtttgtgttatatattGTGTTTTGATAGTAACAATGAAATATGATtaacgataataaaatacatggaACACCTGTATACGCTTCACTAAATGATGTTGCTTTAAGCTGGTTAATGAATAGTCACAGCGACATTTTACTTATCGctgttttatggaaaaaaaacacaaacaactaatttttaatatttgctatGTCAGGTACATACAGGtacttttgttgattttttatttcttttatatttatgttataattattgtatagtttttagTCTAAGTGTTGACAACGAATTCCGATGTACGGATAAATCCAATGAGGTTTTTGTTACATCGtcgtcaatataaaaaatgtatattcaataaataaataaataaaaaatgtctgaGAATAATGCaatgataacaaataaaattgttaataaaaattatcttctgGCGAGAGCAAAATGCTTTTAACTTACGCGACGATTTCTTCTAGTtaactgtaagccgcgtaaaagaacttcgttccgaTAATTCGAGCACAAGGTTTGTGGTTAGGACAAGTGAATCTGTATCAaaaattgcaggttcaaacctgATAAGCATcggtgaattttcatgtgcttaattgatGTCATTACTATAATCATCCCgagttcggcggtgaaggaaaacatcgtaaggaaacctggaGCCctcattggagtagcgtggtggaatatactcctaaccttctcaaagggagaggatgccttagtcCAGCActgggaaatatacaggcttttacgattttaattatatttgaagaatatacattattctattccaaccacaggaGAACAAGAGCCAAATAAACACAACAACCAAgcttgagataaattataaacataaattaatgatgaaaattcagtggtgcttgcctgggtttaaacccgcaatcgtcggttaagatgtacgcgttctaaccattgggctatctcggttctaaatataaatatgattattatttttaatttttcagcaACACAAAACACCCAATCGCAACAGAGTCTACCGCCAGTTTCTTATGTCAAGGCGATTGACGTTTGGATGTCTTCCTGTTCTGTGTTCGTGTTTCTATCGCTGTTCGAGTTCGCGGTGGTCAACAACTATATGGGTCCAGTAGCCACTAAGGCGATGAAGGGTTACTCTGACGAGGATCTCAGTAGAGAGTTAGATGCTTATaaggtaattatatatttttttatatatgtatatttagaatatGATAAGGCAAGTGGGCTGCCTATTGGTGAGTCATCTCTGTCAACttattgtaagaaatttaaaaattgaatggaCAAGGTGCTGTTcgatcaatacatttttttgttttttaaaaagaatattagtaattcccaAAAATacttaaggaattactaatagcCCTATTTACCcatccttttaagcttatcacctGTATTAGAGTGTGGGGACGAGAAAAGCCCAAtgggtcaggatcgatcttgCGTTCTCTTTtagaatcttaatatttttgtaaatgaaatCTAGTGCGTTAGCTTAAGCTAAGGAGCTGACTTTTATAAATACGATGTGGACTGTATTGGATATACAGTCCACAtcgtatttataaaagtacTATTGCCGGTTCAAGAAgatagtgttattattataaataaataatataaaaacttttttcagcACATATTTCCAAATTCCGTGGACCCTCGTGCCAGTACCTCCGCCTCGATCCCTCAATACGACACTTTCTGCAACGGGAGGGAGACAGCTGTATACATAGATCGGTTCTCTCGTTTCTTCTTCccattttctttctttatattaaacgtTGTATACTGGTCcacttttttgtaaatgtacATTAATCCTATCGACTATTTTAAAGTTCCTTTTCTTGTTTCATAAgacaaactaataaaaaaaaaagtaatggcaataaaaaaaatagtttagttatcatattcaaatttaattatgttaagtttttttttccacTCAGCTTATTGTAGGTACTTTTTTAATCAGAATTTTGTCATCtattatttgttcttttttgttttatctgtgcAAATAAAAGTTgatcgatatattattaaaactatttcaattagAGATTtatcatacattatttatatatgagattataaatacgaatataattaattctgtttgatatgtatttgaatatataatgaaatatgtttattataaactctAGTCCATAACCATAATACTAAGTTACGTAAGTTTAGTCCATTGTATGGATTTATTTATCGTGTTCAAAGTTATATTGTTGTAGTTTAACAccagttttaatattacaaaaaagtgCGTCCAAAGTTTGCGTCTGAAACGTTATATGTAGAAacgttgtaattaaatatgGCCTTGGAATGTTAAtccgttatataaattaaatgtaataaaatacattacaataattactaaatttaagataattaaaatcttcAAAACATTTCACAACTCGAAGCGAACCC carries:
- the LOC125073688 gene encoding glycine receptor subunit alpha-4-like — translated: MKWTVITMFSCMPLLLRVANASRVHAVSFLTNSSYQEVELKSESSLSLRDILPVKAKYYDKNRAPKLSGQPTIVYFHVTVLSLDSINEESMTYVADIFLAQSWRDPRLRLPENMHEEYRILDVDWLNKIWRPDCFFKNAKKVTFHEMSIPNHYLWLYHDKTLLYMSKLTLVLSCAMKFESYPHDTQSCSMMIESLSHTVHDLVFIWNLTDPLVVNPEIELPQLDISNNYTSDCTIEYSTGNFTCLAVVFNLRRRLGYHLFHTYIPSALIVVMSWISFWIKPEAIPARVTLGVTSLLTLATQNTQSQQSLPPVSYVKAIDVWMSSCSVFVFLSLFEFAVVNNYMGPVATKAMKGYSDEDLSRELDAYKHIFPNSVDPRASTSASIPQYDTFCNGRETAVYIDRFSRFFFPFSFFILNVVYWSTFL